The following proteins come from a genomic window of Macrobrachium rosenbergii isolate ZJJX-2024 chromosome 39, ASM4041242v1, whole genome shotgun sequence:
- the LOC136825732 gene encoding zinc finger protein 665-like, producing MEPPGCQMIYQENPDAEVQPVHGNTDKSFQCSLCGKSFTRESSFNSHTCMHADEKPYTCVICGKHFARESNRKDHMLIHSGEKPHNCTICGKKFRQKGSLTSHLQEHAGQKQYNCDTCGKSFSFSRDLRIHKVVHTGEKAFVCPLCGDSFSQRGSLGRHLSRHSGEKRFECPECGKLFARNCSLKDHMLIHSGKKGFECSVCMKMFKLKSSLEKHMYIHSGCKPFECSVCQESFTTIDLLKSHMACHSQLQCSICQKVFKEKGALKTHTLIHSGEKKFQCNECGKQFTQKGHMKIHMLIHTGEKKFPCPDCGKLFAQVADVKKHLVTNCAKYFKCKSCGKCFKYSSTLQKHYLTHAEEEQYSKTGCGLEVEQLSVNGISQTVEDGTQKDTGNHILPDRERLSDDRCVFIKEEPCGKDEFHS from the coding sequence ATGGAACCCCCAGGATGTCAGATGATATATCAAGAAAATCCTGATGCAGAAGTGCAGCCTGTGCATGGGAACACTGACAAATCATTTCAGTGTTCTCTCTGTGGAAAGTCTTTCACACGAGAAAGCTCATTCAACAGTCACACATGTATGCATGCTGATGAAAAACCTTATACATGTGTGATTTGTGGGAAGCATTTTGCTCGAGAAAGCAATCGTAAAGATCACATGTTAATTCATTCTGGAGAGAAACCACATAATTGCACAATATGCGGTAAAAAGTTTCGTCAGAAAGGCTCACTCACCAGTCATTTGCAAGAACACGCTGGCCAAAAGCAGTACAACTGTGACACATGTggaaaatccttttctttttcacgTGATTTGAGGATTCACAAAGTGGTTCACACAGGAGAGAAGGCATTTGTTTGTCCCCTGTGTGGTGATTCCTTTAGCCAGAGGGGTTCTCTAGGGAGACATTTGTCCAGACATTCTGGTGAGAAGCGTTTTGAATGTCCTGAGTGTGGGAAATTGTTTGCACGGAACTGTAGCTTGAAAGATCACATGTTGATCCATTCAGGAAAGAAAGGTTTTGAATGTTCTGTTTgcatgaaaatgtttaaattgaAAAGTTCCTTAGAGAAACATATGTATATTCACTCAGGGTGTAAACCATTTGAATGTTCAGTTTGTCAAGAATCCTTTACAACTATAGATCTCCTAAAGTCTCATATGGCTTGTCATAGCCAACTTCAGTGTAGTATTTGTCAAAAGGTCTTTAAAGAAAAGGGTGCTCTTAAAACACACACCCTGATTCATAGTGGCGAGAAAAAATTTCAGTGTAATGAGTGTGGTAAACAATTTACTCAAAAGGGTCACATGAAAATTCATATGTTAATTCACACAGGAGAGAAAAAATTTCCGTGCCCCGATTGTGGGAAACTGTTTGCTCAAGTTGCTGACGTGAAAAAACATTTGGTTACTAACTgtgcaaaatatttcaaatgcaaATCTTGCGGTAAGTGCTTCAAGTACTCAAGTACTCTTCAAAAGCATTACCTTACTCATGCTGAGGAGGAACAGTATTCAAAAACAGGTTGTGGTTTAGAAGTGGAACAGTTAAGTGTGAACGGTATCTCACAGACAGTGGAAGATGGAACTCAAAAAGATACTGGCAACCACATACTTCCagatagagagagactgagtGATGATAGGTGTGTTTTTATAAAAGAAGAGCCATGTGGAAAAGATGAATTTCATTCCTAA